A region of Streptomyces paludis DNA encodes the following proteins:
- a CDS encoding SsgA family sporulation/cell division regulator: MRESVQAEVLMSFLVSEELSFRIPVELHYEVRDPYAVRMTFHLPGDAPVTWTFGRELLLDGINTPSGDGDVHISPTTPDDLSDVHMRLQVGDDHALFRVSAAPLVAFLDRTDRLVPLGQECALSDFEGNLEQALGRILAEENAG; the protein is encoded by the coding sequence ATGCGCGAGTCGGTCCAGGCCGAGGTCCTGATGAGCTTCCTCGTCTCCGAGGAGCTCTCGTTCCGTATCCCGGTGGAACTTCACTACGAGGTGAGGGACCCCTACGCGGTACGGATGACCTTTCATCTGCCCGGCGACGCCCCCGTCACCTGGACGTTCGGTCGCGAACTGCTGCTCGACGGCATCAACACCCCCAGCGGGGACGGCGATGTGCATATCTCGCCGACCACGCCCGACGATCTCTCCGATGTCCATATGCGGCTCCAGGTGGGCGACGACCACGCGCTCTTCCGGGTCAGCGCCGCCCCGCTGGTGGCCTTCCTCGACCGTACGGACCGGTTGGTCCCGCTCGGCCAGGAGTGCGCCCTCAGCGACTTCGAGGGCAATCTGGAGCAGGCGCTCGGCCGTATCCTCGCCGAGGAGAACGCCGGCTGA